The window GAGCTCCTACCACCTGGTGATACCGGGATAGGCTTTTTACTCTCGGGAAGGCTTGGTCTAGACACAGTCTTAGCAGAAAGAGAGCTCCTCTTCAGTTCCGGAAGTGACCGCCTCACAGGATCAGTAGCTGAGGCAGTAGTAGTACTCGTACGTTTTGGCAGAGCCTTAGTGGCACCAGTCAGCTTCTCTGTTACTCCTCCGGTGCTGTTTCTCCTGATTGTGACAGGCGTAGAACTTGAGACCCGTAACGAAGAAGACGCGGTTGGCTTTATTAAATTCGAACTGATAACTGCTTTCTTTCTAGTAGTAGCAGCTCTGCTTGAGACCAAAGACGCTGCAGAAACACTCTCTGGACTTCTGCTTCCATCAGCTGCAGCTGCATTGCCCTCTTTGGTTGCCTCTACGGTGGTTTCAATAGCTTCTTCCTCGGCCTTGGATGCTACTTCCTCCATTGTGAAATCAATCGGAACTTATAgcagaaataaaagaaaaatcctGCAAAATCAGAAGAGACGCATGATCATCAAAGGTtgagactttttttttatacagAGACATGACAATAAAGGAgactagtgtttttttttcattacacAAATCAACTTCCGAGTCCACAAGAAATGTCTGCACACAGtggaatcgaacccgggtctatTCAATTAACAGATAGTATCGACTCAAGAACACAAACAACCGAGTTTATGACTTCTTCTAGCTACACTGTCGGTTACTTACTACAACTTTTGGTCATTTTGTGAACAACCAATCAGccaaaaataacaataatttatgtaaatataaaacaaaaaaaaatattgggaAATTTTTTTGAGTGAGAAACAGCAGGAAAGTTCATggtaaatattttcaaaaaagtttatttatttaaacaaaTGAACAGGAGAGGAAGAAAAATAATACTTACGGCACTAAATAACGAAGTAGGCAGTATAATCTCAAAACCCCATTTTTCACCGGTGAATGTTGGAGCTCCGGCGACTATTCCGGCCGTCGGAAACGTTATGAGACAGACTAATTTTTCAGGCGGAGACGGATAAATGTAGATCTGGAGACGAAGCAGATAGAACGTAGCGCTCCTCACTGAGTTGTTTATTTAGTTGGGAGCTTTTTGGAGTGGAATAAAGAGAAAGGTTGAAAGCGATTAAATTTGAGAGAAAGCGTGCCAGAGAGAAAATagttggagagagagagagagagagagagagaagaacagTAACAGTGTAGCAGAAGAGTGTGTTTATGTTTTAACAAGAATCCAAATTGGACACCCTCGTATTTAGCTTCGTTTTCTGTAACTCACCCTATTATTTTGTAAAGTTTTATCCAAGTACCCCTACAATTTTTATTTCGTTTCAAAATTATTAGAAGTGACCCTTTTTACTCTTGTCCCGTAATGAAATTAGTGTTCTGTTGTGTGAAAAAAGATTTTTGTGCTGCATTTCTTTTCACTAATTTACTCGGTGAAAATGTACATgatatattacaaaataagCGAGACGATTGTGGATAATAACTAAACTGCAGGGACTATAAtgaaaagtaaatttaaaaagacatTAGAGAACAACTGGTGAGAGAGAAAAGTTTGAAAATTATACAATTAAAATTTGGCGGAAACCGTAAAAGCGGAGTAAATGGCAAGTGGACGTTTTTCGAAAAACTGATGTGTTTGGGTTCAAAAGGTCAAAGATAACACAAATGTATactattcctttttttttctgttggtATTCTCTTATCCGAAATTATTACTCCTAAATATTCTtcaattaaaattctaaataagCTCCACCCAATAATGTTAATGTCactatcttaaaataaaatatctttcaAAGTGTTCAAAATAATTGCAATCCACTTGTTCAGTAATCAAGTATAaccattaaatataaatataatcctctaccaataattttaaaaggtttgttcatatatttctaaaaaaatcagaCTGTAAATTCGTTGCGAAACGGCTTACCAACCGAGTCAATAGTTTTACAGGTCCGACCAACCAGGTCTTTAATCGTAGTAATGGTCATTTAGTTTCGggcttcagtttttttttctttttggttcggtttagttTGAAAATTATAGTTCGGGTTGGTTCGAATTTAGAAAAATACATATGATAAACGTATTTCCTGATAAGTGTCAGTTAATTAATTTCCGTCAATCGGTCCGATTGCATAAAATGTAGGTTCATCACTTCACATTTGTCTCGTTAATGAGTCATCTACCGTTTGAATATAGTGAGATTCAAGTTCAACTCCAGATTAATAGAGTGCCATTTTCGTTTCGTTCAAAAAACTTCGGTTAATTCGGTTAATATGTTAAAAaggttcggttcagttcggttaATCCGGCATAGAAGATCTCGTCGGTTAATATGTTAAAAAGGTTCGGTTCAATTCGGTTTGGTTCGATTATTTATTAATCATAAACCCGGTCTGGGGATAATATTATCCAGACGAGGGGTACATATAGATCTGAAAACCAAACAACTACTACAAAAACTGATCAGCGAAGAATCTCGTTTTCGAGTCGTCCCGAAGCAAAGGAGATTCCGCGGCAATATCAGACCCCAAATCGGAAACTGAGATCAGGAGCAGAagcagagagacagagagagagagagagagagagagagatcttcaATGGCGGATTCGAACGCAGAGAGGCCGCTTCGTAAAATCTCAACTGCTTTCAAAGAACTAGCAGCCACCGTGAGCTCGCCGAGTCCTGAAGTCTCCGTGGCTCAGTTCTCTCACGCTTGCTCTCTCGTCTCGCCTCTCTTTGGTTGCCTCGGGATCGCCTTCAAGTTCGCCCAGATGGACTATGTCGCCAAGGTAACGCTGAGAAAGACTTAAAAGAAACAATGTATTTGAGTCTGAAGAACTTAGCGAGATGATAGAAATGTTTAATTCATTAGAGTAGTTGTGAGAAATGTTGGAATCTATGTTCTGaattgtacaaaaaaaaaaggattgtaTCATTGTATGTAGTGTGTGTTTGTCTGAAGGCTTTTAgcttcatgaaaatgatgactACAGGTTGAAGATCTTGCGAAGGCGTCGAGTTCGGTATCGACATTAGTTGTAATGATGGAGAGAGATATTGAGGCAAACTGTGTAAGGAAAGCTGGTAGTCATACTAGAAACCTTTTGAGGGTAAAGCGTGGTCTTGACATGGTCAAGGCTCTCTTTGAAGAGATTATAGCTTCCGAGTAAGTGTTTTTATCTTCTTGATTCTCTTTTGTGAAAAGGTTGAATCAAATGTATATCAAGTATGGGCTGATGGTTTCATTAAAGGTTGttgctttagtttttttttctttttatttggtcAAGTTCAATGTGTTTCCGATACTATTTCCACTTTTGCAGAGGTGATAACTCTTTGAAAGATCCAGCATCCAAGTCTTATGATCAAGTGTTTCGTCCACACCATGGATGGGTTATACAGAAAGCTGTTGCTCTTGGGATGTGCGCTCTTCCCACTAGGTCTCAGCTACTTACCATGCTCAATGAGGAAGGTGAGTGCATACTTACTCTATATCAAATCCGGTTTTCAAGATCATCAACTTTGGAAATAGTAATAGAAATCTCTTTTGAGATTGATGTTGGCTTTATGCAGTAGACACATTATGGTTCACTTTAGAGTGGGAATGTGTTAGCTTTCTCTATGCTTAGCCTGGTTTAAGATTTCATTTAGTTTATAGTGATTACTTACACGTCCAATTAATCAATTTTCTTTATAACTCTCTCGTTTGTTTATGAATCTTTACAGAAGCGGAGGCTAAGATACATATGCAAAGCTATGTCAATGCATCAGCTCCAGTAATCGCGTATCTTGATAATCTCTTCCTCTCCAGGCAACTTGGTATCGATTGGTGAACAACCCTGaagatttattattattatcgttCTTTAACAGTGTCACACATCAAATAACCAATATGGTTCTATCAACTCATGTAATGACTTCACAAGGACCAAACCAGAGCTATTTGAAATTAAACCCATTATGAATAAATCTGTGCTATCTCTAGTTTTATTGGTTTGTAGAATTTCAATGTCTCATCTTCTGGCAAGAACACCACTTGCAATGTATTAATGTGATACAAAGAAATGTTCATTAATATGTAATGGTATCATTGGTATGCTCTAAAGAACTCAGTTAATGTCCTGATGACATGACAACAAGTTTGCTAGCTTCTTCTTTAGATCTGTTGCAATCTCAGGATTTGATAGGAACATATCCAGCGATTGAACCACTCCCTTTCTCTCAATCTCTCTGAAAGCTGATGCCACACCTCTCATGATCATATCTCGACAGGCTATGTCATAAGTGTCCACAAGATGAAGCAAAAACTCAAGTAAAGAGTGAGTGATGTGTGGATACTGAGGTATCGACCATAGCATCAATAGCACAGCAGGTTCAACATTCATAATGCTGTCAATTCTTTCGTCAAAGAATAGCCAGTCGTAAAAGAGAGCCAGCTTAACCCTCCCTTCGACGTGATGATTTTGCTTGCACAGGTCTAGAAACCAACCTATAACAGCCCATCTCGGCATGATCTCTGACCGGATGATCTCGTTAGTTGGGTGAACAACACAGCAGATGAACCGGACTATGTCGATCAGAACTGTTTCTTTCTCAGGACCTAAGAGAAACTTCTTCAAGAACCATATCTGATGCCGCTTATGGCTTCCAAGCTTCACATTCCCAAGCAAAAACCTTAACTGGGTTTCCATCTCAGGAGTGATCCGGAGAAGGAAGTATCTACTTGAAGTCTTCAACTGATAAATCTTTGAAACGTCAGAGCACACCAAATCATTCCATATCTCTTTAAACTCGGAGATGTGAACTAGGTCCTGTAATAACCGGACAAGATCCCTTCCAATCTTCAAACTCAAATGCAGCTGCTCTCTAAACATTTTGACACAGAACTTGATCTCTAGCCTCTTCACGTTTTCCAGCTTCGGTATGCCTGTGACCCTACAATGATCCGCTAACAAACGAAGGAAGCTGTAGAGAGCACTAGTCAAGACCAAGGGCGCATCTTCAAGCAAGCAATCCCATTTGTCAAGAAACAAGCTCACCAGTTCAGAGCAAAGCCAAACATTCTGCTCCCCATAATCCCCACTTCCAATGCGTCTCAGCAAAGAAACAAGCAAATCCTCGAGTCCCACACTCGAGGCATCAACCATCTCCTTTGTTAACCAAAGCAGCTGAACTTTAGCTGAGTCAACAAGTTTACCGTACAGTTCAACAACGATTCCAACAAGCAAACTAGTGAAAAACGCATACCCATCCGTGACGACAGCATGTAGGTGCTTGATGTGGGTTTTAGAGGAACCAGAATCGCATAACAGGGCATAAACGATGGCTCTACTGAGCTCAAGAGACTCTTGCGGGTCTGGGATATCCAGGGAGAAGGGTGGCTGCAACTTCGGCTCGAGACTCTCAAAGGCTTGACGCAGTGACAGTTCAAGTTGGTTCTCTACTTCGTGTAAGGACGCAACGAAAGGATTTCCCTTTTCCATTATCCAATTTGGAAGGATTCAGCGGACTCAATGTGGCTAAAGACTTACACAAGAACGCTTAATTAAGCAGACTCCACTAACTCTGAATAGAAAAGGAAGAAACTTTATAACCTTAGAAACAGAACCAAGTCTCTAAATTTCATTCAGGCATTTCGTCATACGACTGATGGGCGAAAGGTAACTAAGTTCACAAAAGCGGCTACAAACGAAAGAGACGGAACCCAAAAGTGCAAAGAACATCAAACTCAAACTCCTATATAGGTGATTGACCAGATACTTATTACAGAACCCAATAAAAAGACTTCGTTACAGGACCAGATGTTTGTATTGGGTCTATTGACTATATAGGACGTTACcagatgtttttttctttctacatatagtgtttttttttttctttatagacGTTAATTAATTCTTTTATATCACATGAGGTGGGTCAAATGTATTGTGGTTAAGTGTGTGATCAACTCATTGGCAAATCAGATCGTTTTCATACGACAAAGCATTCAATCACCCTTTTCATCATTTCTCCGTTCCATTGAACCAAGAACCCCATCTCTAAGAACCCCATTAATCATGGTTTTATAACCGAAAGCAAGATCAcacaaaactaaaccaaacatcacataagagaaagaaagatcaCACGAAACTAAACCAATAAAACACATAAGAGAAACCAAGATAATAAGAAACTAAACCAAACATCACATAATAGAAAACAACATCACTCTCCACATTTAGTCCTGCACGAAAAAAAGTCTCATTTGTTTTGGTTCAATGGAACAGAGAAATGATGAACCGAGGCCTAGGACACGGTGTGTAGTTTCTCATATTGACTTCTACACTTCAGAGCGTCCTTATACACTATTCATAAACATCGTATCGTTTTCCCATACACACTGTTTGGTCATCAACTCAAGAAAGTGAGAAACCATGGAGTGAAAGACGACACGCTTTGTGATAGTAAAAGAGAggcaatattattaatttattaggACAAGTGGCGAACGGAAAAGACAGTCATTGTTTTGTAGGTATTAAGGACGGATAGATGCCTGAATATCTATCTTCTCACTTTGTTTAGCTCCACTGGTTTCGCTTGGTCCCGCCTCTGAACGAAGATTCTGTTCTGTTTAGGTTGGCCATGTTTGTTTGCATGCTGCAGCTATATGCGTCTACGACAGCAACATACTATCATTTATTTAGTCGAAAAAAGTACTATCATTTATACTCATTTCGTTTCCCAAAAGTGAGATTTTAGttttcacatttattaaaaataaaataaatgtctacaatttaatttaccatttatttttcaatatattttctaataattatccaccaataaaatttaatcaattcaaatattcacAATTTAATTTACCATTTactttttaatacattttctaataattatccaccaataaaatttaatcaattcaaatatttacaattaaagtttcttaaaaatatcaaaaataccttaaaatatagaaaatcacAATTTATTGGTTAAGTTGATGTCACACGTCGTAAATTGCAGTTTTAAATCAATAATTAATTACTAGAAAAAGCAAACGATCAATTTATCGCATGTAGTAATCGTAGATAGTAGATCGCTGCAACATGCAAACAAACATAGCCGttttgttataattttaaattaactaAACTAGATGtgtttttttcaacaaaaaaaaaaactaaactagaTGTGGTATTTACGGTTGGACAGAATTTAGACTGGTTTGATACATTTTTTTATCTCATGTTCTTATATTGTATTTAGTCCAATATTCTAAGAATCGATTTAACCGGTGTCTGACGATATGTCTAAACAATAAATCGGtattaattaaatcaaacagCATCGAAGTAAATTATGAGTAATTTAATTATACAGTCAGattgtttataatttataaacaagTGACGATTTTgtttctaatatatatttttcattttatcaaagaaaatttataactaaacacaaacaataaaaatatgtaataaataaatagatagataattaattaatgcaCAAACTCTATTTGTGTTTCAAATAGTCCTGTCCCTCTAATCGCTAAACTTTTACTACACGTTTATTAATTGCCTCTAGTAATTTGTTAAACATTGGTTTTCTCTATTGTTAAGATCATATTTATCAGTAAAAAAAGTTATTCTAAAACAACTACCAAATATCAAaatgaagaaataaaaaatggaaatacgtTGAAATGGAAAAGAACTACTGTTGTTAAGACgaacaagcaaaaaaaaaaagggttcaAACGTCAAACATAAAGTCAAGCTACGAAAATCAGTCGACCAACcagattaaaacaaaaaattaaggGGTTATCAACCGCTGGACTGGCTTAACTTTGACCCTTagtttagttatttgattaggtGGAAGGTTGGACCACAATGATTATGAATTAGGTAAAGAACCTTTAGTGATTATGAAGTCGCTCATGGGTTAACCATATATCTGTCAATTAAACTTATTCATAACACATGCATGTTAATACACCCCTATCATTATCTTTTCtgaaagtttataaaataaCTGTATATAAGTCAACAATTTAActtatttaacaaaatatattaagcaCCATACTTGAATCAAGCAATACAAAATAGTAAactaatcaaattatattagATGGATTGATCCCAACTCAAACATACAATCCGTGTTGGATTGAGTTGACTCTAACCCATTTAAACagtatatttattatttgtatGCCACATTTTGCATGCAAAAACAAGATTTGTCAGTTgacaaagaaaattaataatttgtcAAATGTTTATCTTTTCATTAGGAGTATTTCGAACTTATTTTtctgaaaactattttttaaaaaataaactctCTAGTGTAAtcctattaaaaaaaagagtttctCTCCTTTTCAGAAattcttatctttttttaaaaaaggaaaaatatagaAGTGGTTGGAAATAGtctataacaaattttgtttatatatacacatgcaTACAGGTTGTTGTATAATACTATCAAAAATGTAACAGACATAAGACAAGAATCAGAGGGGTGTTTTCGTAAATTTAACAAAGGGAGCGAGCTGGTAAAGTGCTCAGCCTTCTCGAGTCTCCCGCTCCGCTCAGCTCGTAGCCCTCTTTCTCCTTTCGCTATGCGTTTTCTTCGGAAACCCTAAAACTGCGAAAGAAGAGACTCCCCGTTGAAATTGAAGCTGTAACATCTCTCCCGAGAGGAACTTTATTTACTTTATCCGTAGAACTTCACAGCTAGGTAAGTTGCTTATCCCTTAACAGTGATGTTTTTGTTCCTTGTTGGATTTGTAATCTCAATTCAGTTGCTGGGTTCGCTTTATCAAGTAGAAAGttccgtttttttatatttggaaTCATTCATTCagttgctgttttttttttgtggaactGATGTCTCGATTAAGAAAGTTGGAAGCTTTAGGCGTTTTTGATTTGATTGTTTCTTATGGGAAACGTACTAATGGAAACTGTTGTTTGCTTCCCTTAGGAGTAATATTATATCCTTAATGGAGGTGGACGAGTTTGTCATGGTTGAGGATGGTAGTTCTGAGTCTCGTGACGACGGATTATCAGCCGAGGTTAATGGTGTTGTGAAAGAGAATGAGAATGTGAATGTGAATGTTGCTTTTCTTGATGATTTTGAGTCTTACTGGGATGATGTCAATATTGGGCTGATGATCTCACGAGTTGTGAACGACACGATTTTAAGGGCAACTGTTGCTGCTGTCGAGGCTGAAGCTGCTCAGAAGATTGCTGAGAAAGACCTTGAGCTGTCAAGAGTTAGGGAGACGCTGTCTCTGTACCATGTGGGTTCCGAAGAGATTGAAGCTTCCAGTGATAAGGCGTCTTTGGAACTTACAGATGGGTCTTTGAACAGTCTTAAAAATGTAGCGAGAAAACAGTTGGTGATGCTCGTTGAAGAGCTCACCAGTTTGAGAAAGTATGTTCACGTCAATAAAGCAGGCGCCACCGTGGATGATGATACGTCAGGTGCGCATGAGATCGGGTCCAAAACCGTGGATAAAATGCTTGATTCCTTGAAGAGCATACTAGAGACTGTGTTGAAGCGTAAGAATGAGACAGAGCTTCCCCCCTCGTGGCAGCAGGAGCATGATTTTCAAAAAGTAATCGAGTCTGCAGTGGTGACTACTTTTGTTCGGAGTCTCAAGGATGAGTATCAACAAAGGTTGTTGGAGAAAGAAGCGGAGTGTGGTGGTAACAAGAGTTCGTTACTTGGGAATATTAAAGAGATCACTGGTCTGCGCCAGGAGTTAGAGGCGATTCGTAAAGCGCTTTCTGATCATGAAAACGGAGACATAGAGGCAGGGGAGGTCGGGGACAGGAAAAGAGTAGAGCAGTTGCACCGCAAGATGTCGGCAAGCCTTAGTTCAGCTTTGGACACAAATGGTAAGCATGATGTTGGCTCAGTCCCCGAGAACTTTGACACTTTGAAGCACTTGACACCGATTGAGTTGATCAATCACTTTAACACCGAGATGAATCAAATGAAAAGGGACCATGATTATGAGATACAGGAGATGACTGAGCAATGCTTTACCTTTAAGCGAAAGTACTTGAACTTGAAGGAAAGgggttctttttcttttgttgggaAGGGCAAGGAGCTAGATGCGTTGAAAAAGAAGATCCCATCTGTCATCTCGAAATTGGACAAGATTTTGGTGGAAGATGAGAAGTTGGTGTCTGAAGGAAAGAACAATGCTGAGTTTAAGAGCCGATTGGATTCTCTTCTGCTGGAAAATCACCAACTGAAGGATTCACTCTCAGAGGCTGCTGAGAAGATGTCACAGTTTTCTCAAGCTGAAGCAGATCATCAGAAGTTGATTCGAAGGCTAGAACTAGATGCTGATGATTCTCATGTTGAAGCCTCTATCGCTGAAGATGTTCGTAGGTGTTTCATGAAGGAGTTTCTGGGTCAGATTAGAAGTGCAAAACAGGAAACGGATTTGGAACATAGTAAGATGAGAGAAGCTTATGAGTTGATATTGAAAGATCTTGAGAGTAAAGCTGACCGTGAAAGCAAGGATGGCTTTGTAGACTCTTGTCTCGAGTCTTTGATAACGGAAGAGTGTAGTGCTGTAATATACAAAGAAGCCTTGAAGGAAGCTGATAAGAAAACTGTAGAGTTGAACCTGCGTGTAACAGAGAATGAAGAAGCTTTGAAATTAGCGATGGTTGACAAGAAAAGACTGAACGAGGAGATTCATCGGCTGGAATGTCTCGTCAAGGAGAAAGAGGGTTTAGTCCAAACAGCTGTGAGTGACTTGGCTGCAGAGAGAAAGAAACTTGAGGTAGTCTCTCGACAGATTAAAGATCTGCAATCTCATACAGAAGAGCAACAAATGAAGATTCAGGAGACAAGCGAAGCATTAAGAGTTATGTCGGCACGTGAGCTAGAAAAGATAGCAGGCTATGAGAAGAAGATCTCCGGATTGAGAAGAGAGCTAGATTTAATAAGAGAGAATTGGGAGGAAACCAAAGACGAGAAAAGGAAAACTGAGGAGAAGCTATCAGCGACAAAAGCAGAGAAAGAGTCACTTAGAAAGCAGCTTCTGTCTCTCGACTTAGTTCCTCAAAAATTCATGGAAGGTTTCAACATTCTAGAGGGCTTGGTAGCAGAAAAGACGCAGAAAACGAATTCAAGGTACTCTCATCTCTCATTGCTTTCGGTTTTTGAGACATGTATATGCAAGTACTTTATCCCATGGATGGTAACTTTTGTGATTTGGCTCTTAGGTTGAAAAACATGCACAGTCAACTGTGTGATCTTTCACATCAAATAAATGAACTCAAGGGGAAAGCATCGATGTACAAGCAACGATTTGAGAAAAAGTCAAGTGACCTCCAAAAGGCCGAGGCTGAGGTAAGTCTTGATTGCGTCCATATCAGTAATTAACATCTACAATTTGTAGCTCAAAACCTCCATATTCTTAAAGTAGGAGAAGAGACCATTGATGTGTATATGGTTGTTGAATCGCAGGTTGATCTTCTTGGAGATGAGGTTGAAACACTCTTGGATCTTCTTGAGAAAATTTATATAGCTCTAGATCATTACTCTCCAGTTCTAAAGCATTACCCTGGCGTAAGCgcactctctccctctctctacACATACTTTCTCCTTTGTCCATTTAAGATTGGTTTTTATGATCAGAGTACATATTTACTATACGGAATGACTTTGCAGATCATTGAGATTTTGAAGCTTGTCCGGAGAGAGCTTAGCGGAGAAGCAAAGAGACCACCAGCAGATTGATGCTGCACAACCTCTTTCCACACTAGTTTATTTATCTTCTTTTGGTGTACAGATCTGTCAGGCTTATGTAATGCTGTTGATGTTTAGTTTCTacgagtctttttttttttgttaagtagATACGGTTATTAGTTATGTACTTGTCATCAACTGCAGAATGTGATGTTGGACCACTGGATACTTTTAATCTAAGTATACAATTGGATGATACACGTACAACAAGAAAATCTGTTGGTATAGAAAACAAATCTCTAGTCTTAAAACAGTACCTACCAAAGGTTCTGGTCGGTAACTCTTCTTGACACAACTAAGAAACACAGTTTGCGGCTGCAGACATGTTGGCAAAATGAAGCCATGACTTGTGGAGCCGACGTGTCGATCTAATAAGCATCACATCACCGCTCCAAAAAGCTTGCAGTGTTTACTATTTAAAACATCAACACTTCAGTAGCGTTCTTCACTCTTTGTCATAGACACAGCAGAGCAAAGCTCAGATCCAACAATGAAGGATACCACCAAGGTTctttatttcttcattgtttctcTCATTTTACATGTTCGTATTGGTGCCATTTTCGTGTTGTTCAAGCAAAAACTTAGTTTATAAGTAAGAATGTAAGATAGTGATGTTCTTGATAACTACTGCAGAGCTCAACTTACAGTCCCGAGGAAATACTTATGCATGCAGTCAAGGTATAGATAGATACATGAATGATGATTTTGGAACATTTTGTTTGGTAATAACTTATAGTAACTCTCTTCTTTACACAGAAGCGAAAAGCAGCAAGTGGAGATCTCAGGAAAGCTGTGGAAGTGCTCCAGGTACCAcatctcttcatcttctttggtcTATCCATGCTCTTTGACTTGATGAAAGTCTCCACTTGTATATAGAACCAGGAAGAAGTAGATCACTTacgtgatgaagaagaaaaagaaacacctcttgatgatgaaaatgatgatgatgatgatgaggaggaagataaaaaatattgtagacGTGGGTTTGGTCATGGATACCATCTAGTAAAAGGCCAAATGGGTCATGGCATGGAAGATTACATCGTGGCCGATACAAAAACAGTCGAAGGCCACAAGCTTGGGTTATACGCCATATTCGATGGACACTCGGGCCGTAATGTTGCAGATTACTTGCAGAACCATCTTTTTTATAACATCTTGAGTCAGGTTTCATTAACAAAAAGCCAAAACTATTCAATTAATATTCTCACTGAACTTTATAAGACTGACtatgtttatgtttttcttttttaagcCGGATTTTTGGAAAAAACCTAAGAAGGCAATCAAGAGAGCGTATAAACTCACGGACGACTACATTCTGAGTAGTGTGGTTGGTTCACGAGGTGGCTCCACGGCCGTGACGGCTATAGTCGTTGACGGGAAGAAACTTGTGGTTGCAAACGTTGGAGATTCAAGAGCAATCTTGTGTCGTGAGAGTGATGTTGTCAAACAACTTACGGTTGATCATGAAcctgagaaagagagagagcttgtAGAGAGGAAAGGTGGCTTCGTCTCCACAAAGCCAGGTCCTTCTTACTCTTATCTTTGGTTATGTATTGATATACCATCTATACATCTAGTATACCACGTAGCTATGTTATTATGATTAGGTAATGTTCCAAGAGTCGATGGACAACTAGCGATGACACGTGCGTTTGGAGATGGACGTCTTAAAGAACATATTAGTGTGAGGCCGGACATAGAGATTGTTGAGATCCATGGTGACACAAAGTTCTTGATCTTGGCAAGCGATGGACTTTGGAAGGTTAACATAACATAAGTAGACTGTCTTATTAGTTGATCAAAATGCTGATTGGTTTCTTTTTGCAGGTGATGTCGAATGAAGAGGCATGGGATGAGATCAAAGAGGTTAGGAACGCAGAGAAAG of the Brassica rapa cultivar Chiifu-401-42 chromosome A03, CAAS_Brap_v3.01, whole genome shotgun sequence genome contains:
- the LOC103857543 gene encoding accelerated cell death 11, whose translation is MADSNAERPLRKISTAFKELAATVSSPSPEVSVAQFSHACSLVSPLFGCLGIAFKFAQMDYVAKVEDLAKASSSVSTLVVMMERDIEANCVRKAGSHTRNLLRVKRGLDMVKALFEEIIASEGDNSLKDPASKSYDQVFRPHHGWVIQKAVALGMCALPTRSQLLTMLNEEEAEAKIHMQSYVNASAPVIAYLDNLFLSRQLGIDW
- the LOC103857544 gene encoding integrator complex subunit 3 isoform X2; its protein translation is MPCYAILVPLKPTSSTYMLSSRMAKVQLLWLTKEMVDASSVGLEDLLVSLLRRIGSGDYGEQNVWLCSELVSLFLDKWDCLLEDAPLVLTSALYSFLRLLADHCRVTGIPKLENVKRLEIKFCVKMFREQLHLSLKIGRDLVRLLQDLVHISEFKEIWNDLVCSDVSKIYQLKTSSRYFLLRITPEMETQLRFLLGNVKLGSHKRHQIWFLKKFLLGPEKETVLIDIVRFICCVVHPTNEIIRSEIMPRWAVIGWFLDLCKQNHHVEGRVKLALFYDWLFFDERIDSIMNVEPAVLLMLWSIPQYPHITHSLLEFLLHLVDTYDIACRDMIMRGVASAFREIERKGVVQSLDMFLSNPEIATDLKKKLANLLSCHQDIN
- the LOC103857544 gene encoding integrator complex subunit 3 homolog isoform X1, with the translated sequence MEKGNPFVASLHEVENQLELSLRQAFESLEPKLQPPFSLDIPDPQESLELSRAIVYALLCDSGSSKTHIKHLHAVVTDGYAFFTSLLVGIVVELYGKLVDSAKVQLLWLTKEMVDASSVGLEDLLVSLLRRIGSGDYGEQNVWLCSELVSLFLDKWDCLLEDAPLVLTSALYSFLRLLADHCRVTGIPKLENVKRLEIKFCVKMFREQLHLSLKIGRDLVRLLQDLVHISEFKEIWNDLVCSDVSKIYQLKTSSRYFLLRITPEMETQLRFLLGNVKLGSHKRHQIWFLKKFLLGPEKETVLIDIVRFICCVVHPTNEIIRSEIMPRWAVIGWFLDLCKQNHHVEGRVKLALFYDWLFFDERIDSIMNVEPAVLLMLWSIPQYPHITHSLLEFLLHLVDTYDIACRDMIMRGVASAFREIERKGVVQSLDMFLSNPEIATDLKKKLANLLSCHQDIN
- the LOC103857545 gene encoding WPP domain-associated protein, translating into MEVDEFVMVEDGSSESRDDGLSAEVNGVVKENENVNVNVAFLDDFESYWDDVNIGLMISRVVNDTILRATVAAVEAEAAQKIAEKDLELSRVRETLSLYHVGSEEIEASSDKASLELTDGSLNSLKNVARKQLVMLVEELTSLRKYVHVNKAGATVDDDTSGAHEIGSKTVDKMLDSLKSILETVLKRKNETELPPSWQQEHDFQKVIESAVVTTFVRSLKDEYQQRLLEKEAECGGNKSSLLGNIKEITGLRQELEAIRKALSDHENGDIEAGEVGDRKRVEQLHRKMSASLSSALDTNGKHDVGSVPENFDTLKHLTPIELINHFNTEMNQMKRDHDYEIQEMTEQCFTFKRKYLNLKERGSFSFVGKGKELDALKKKIPSVISKLDKILVEDEKLVSEGKNNAEFKSRLDSLLLENHQLKDSLSEAAEKMSQFSQAEADHQKLIRRLELDADDSHVEASIAEDVRRCFMKEFLGQIRSAKQETDLEHSKMREAYELILKDLESKADRESKDGFVDSCLESLITEECSAVIYKEALKEADKKTVELNLRVTENEEALKLAMVDKKRLNEEIHRLECLVKEKEGLVQTAVSDLAAERKKLEVVSRQIKDLQSHTEEQQMKIQETSEALRVMSARELEKIAGYEKKISGLRRELDLIRENWEETKDEKRKTEEKLSATKAEKESLRKQLLSLDLVPQKFMEGFNILEGLVAEKTQKTNSRLKNMHSQLCDLSHQINELKGKASMYKQRFEKKSSDLQKAEAEVDLLGDEVETLLDLLEKIYIALDHYSPVLKHYPGIIEILKLVRRELSGEAKRPPAD